The sequence TTTTTTGTAGTAGCTCCCAAAACAACTATCGATAATGTAACCGAAACTGGCGATGACATTATTGTGGAAGAACGTAACCCTGAGGAATTCAAGGTTGTTACTGGTACAGTAATTAATCCTGAAAATGGTTCCTTGATATTGAATGAGTCAGGAGAGCCAATCACTGGAAAGGTCGGTATTGCCCCTCTTGAAATCAATGTCTGGAATCCAGCCTTCGACATTACTCCACATGAGCTTATTGACGGAATTATCACAGAAGAAGGTGTATTTACCAAAAATTCCAGTGGTGAATTTCAACTGGAAAGCCTTTTCTAGATATCATTCTAATTAGACTCTCGAAATAATTACTTTTGTACTGTAAAGGATAAAATTTCATATTGAGATGTaagaattatttttttttttcattcaataaaagGAACACATTAATGTATATTGTCAGAACCTTGTAAGTCCAAAACACTATAACCAACTGATACAATATGTATTGTCTTTGTTTCTGCATATTTGTAAAACGTgcaaaaaagtaaagaacTCCTCATAGGGGGCTCGAACCCCTGACATTTCGGTATCCTTGCTTAAGCAAATGCGCTTAAAAGCCGAACGCTCTACCAACTGAGCTAACAAGGATGAGTTCTTCGGAGCGTgttgtatctcaaaatgagaTATGTCAGTATGACAATACGTCATCCTGAACGTtcataaaacacatatgaaacaaccttataacaaaacgaacaacatGAGACAAAACCCGTCCTTCCCTAGCTGAACTACCCAAAAGTATAAATGCCTGAACAATTAGTTTAGATCCGAGATTCCGCGTTTCCACCACTTAGtatgattcatattttatatagtATATAAGATAAGTAACATTCCGTGAATTAATCTGATAAACTGTTTTAACAACTGGTTACTTCCCTAAGACTGTTTATATTAGGATTGTCAAGACACTCCGGTATTACTCGAGCCCGTAATACAACAGAGCGTCCTtaataaatatttctataaatatttgatgTTTACCTTCCGAAAAAGGTACATTGCCAACCTTATTTGATAAATGTGTAAACTAAGATAAGTGTTGAGATCGgattttgataaaggcATTTGTTTGGGGTGTATGAGTtgggaaaagaaacaacaaTCATCTCTTGACCAGTTTTCCTACTACTAGTGTGTTATCATATAGCGTAAGAGTATGACATAGAGATTGAGAAACAGAAACTGAATCATAACGAACATCACAGAATTTACATTTCTACACaattttcagaaaaagTGGAGTGGTGATATATGCTTATTGTTCTACAAGTTCTCTTCATGCGTTTTTGTTTATCTATCTTATTGAATTATTATCTTCATGCATTTATACTTATTAAATTCGATGAACAtttcatattatttttatatgcTTCATAATTCATGTTACTACGATCTATACAGAGTATTATCGTAATGTCTTACCTTTAGCTTGTCACTTAACACATGCACTGCATTTCGAAAAGATGCTTAAGCAAGTTTATCATAATTTGGGAGTGTTCGGTGAATTTATACAGAAAGCCCCTCCAACGTCTTATTGATAATGTATATTTAGTTCATTTACCAAAATACTATCAATTCATCAACCTCCAAGTGGTTTTGACTAAACAGCCCACAATTGACATATGTGACTGCTAAGCAGACCTTTCTTGAAGTAAATTTCAGGGAAACTAAGCTACGGCCTTTCCAAAATATGGGCAGGAACTGCTTAAtcctttccttttattaGATAAGCACTTTagtatttttgtttttcatGGCCTTATCCTACGTTATTGTCGTGAAAGAAATGGCAGAAATTTCTGTTGTACATAAATTACTAACTGCCTTACCTTGAAAACGGTtttattacaaaaataGGGGTCAAGTGTTTTGTTATCcctgttgttgttgttttatAAGTCCTAATCTCGCTTGAATATCGCCCATATTCACACCCTGTTCTTGACCGTCTACTAAGGTGCCTTAGGGGGACTCAAACTTAAGATCGCCTTCTACGCGTTTTATGCTATGATCATTAGTGTTGATGCATCGGAAGTTTAAAAATTAAGTGCGAGTGCATTAGCACAGTGGAATTATTAGAATGACCACTACTCCTTCTAATCAAACACGCGGAAATAGCCGCCAAAAGACAGATTTTATTCCAAATGCGGGTAACTATTTGTATAATATGTTTACATATTGAGCCCGTTTAGGAAAGTGCAAGTTCAAGGCACTAATCAAAAAAGGAGATTTGTAAATATAGCGACCGAATCAGGAAAAGGTCAACAACGAAGTTCGCGATATGGATGAACTTCGGTGCCTGTCCCTCGAGGAAATAGCAAACTCGTTACAGCTAGCATCTCATAGCATGGGCATAGAGtttcagaaattttgctcttaatggaaaatataACCTCTTTGgggaaaagagaaatagatcctttctcaaaaatttagaaaggaaaaaaaatcaaaatataataaaatagattttttttaggtTAATTTTTTGCCAATTTAGCTAgacttttgaaaagatccAAAAATTTACTAAAATTGAATCTTTCTGGTATTAATTTTGTCCTATACCTCAAGAAGTAAAGTATTCTCGAATTGATACTTCTGAAAAGCGAAAGAAATATAGCTAAAGGATACTGgttatttattctttctttttttctttctttttgattgAGCCAGTGTATAATAAAAACCTACTGCGAGCTATTCAATAAATTGACATAGAATATCTGTTGAAGCGGTTCTTTGATTGAGCAtctgttttccttttgtaTTTTTGTCCTTTTAGATTCTTTTAACGACATTGGAGAAATTTTAATCATTGTATAAAAACTTCATTCGCTCGTTTGTCAgaagtttttttataaCTTGCTATTTCCTTCCAAGAAGCCTTTTATTGATTACCCCCTCTCTCTCTTCATTGATCTTATAGATGTCCAACCCAATAGAAAACACAGAAAACTCACAGAATACTAGTTCATCAAGGTTTTTGAGGAATGTACAAAGGTTGGCCTTAAACAATGTAACAAATACGACATTTCAAAAGAGTAATGCGAATAATCCAGCCCtaacaaatttcaaatctaCACTAAACTCAGTAAAGAAGGAGGGAAGTCGGATTCCTCAATTTACTAGAGAAAGCGTATCAAGATCAACAGCCGCACAAGAGGAGAAAAGAACCctgaaagaaaatggtatCCAACTCCCCAAAAACAATCTTTtagatgataaagaaaaccaaGACCCAAGTAGTCAGCAATTTGGTGCGCTAACTTCTATAAAGGAGGGGAGAGCTGAGCTGCCTGCAAATATAAGTTTACAAGAATCCTCCTCAGCGAAGGAGATAATCCAGCATGATCCCCTAAAAGGCGTTGGATCAAGCACTGAGGTAGTCCATAACTCGGtagaaaacgaaaaactTCATCCAGCTAGAAGTCAACTTCAAGTTAGAAATACCGAAAGTGAAACTGAtagtggaaaaaaaagaccaATTTCTACAATTGTTGAACAAGAACTGCCCAAAAAGTTTAAAGTGTGCGATGAAAAtggcaaagaagaatatgaatGGGAAGACCTAGATGCAGAAGATGTAAATGATCCATTCATGGTCAGCGAGTACGTCAATGATATATTCGAATATCTCCACCAACTAGAGGTCATTACTCTtccaaagaaggaagaTCTCTATCAGCATAGAAATATTCATCAAAATCGAGATATCCTAGTTAATTGGTTGGTT is a genomic window of Saccharomyces cerevisiae S288C chromosome XVI, complete sequence containing:
- the CLB2 gene encoding B-type cyclin CLB2 (B-type cyclin involved in cell cycle progression; also involved in response to DNA damage; activates Cdc28p to promote the transition from G2 to M phase; accumulates during G2 and M, then targeted via a destruction box motif for ubiquitin-mediated degradation by the proteasome; CLB2 has a paralog, CLB1, that arose from the whole genome duplication); translated protein: MSNPIENTENSQNTSSSRFLRNVQRLALNNVTNTTFQKSNANNPALTNFKSTLNSVKKEGSRIPQFTRESVSRSTAAQEEKRTLKENGIQLPKNNLLDDKENQDPSSQQFGALTSIKEGRAELPANISLQESSSAKEIIQHDPLKGVGSSTEVVHNSVENEKLHPARSQLQVRNTESETDSGKKRPISTIVEQELPKKFKVCDENGKEEYEWEDLDAEDVNDPFMVSEYVNDIFEYLHQLEVITLPKKEDLYQHRNIHQNRDILVNWLVKIHNKFGLLPETLYLAINIMDRFLGKELVQLDKLQLVGTSCLFIASKYEEVYSPSIKHFASETDGACTEDEIKEGEKFILKTLKFNLNYPNPMNFLRRISKADDYDIQSRTLAKFLLEISLVDFRFIGILPSLCAAAAMFMSRKMLGKGKWDGNLIHYSGGYTKEELAPVCHMIMDYLVSPIVHDEFHRKYQSRRFMKASIISVQWALKVRKNGYDIMTLHE